In a single window of the Anguilla rostrata isolate EN2019 chromosome 6, ASM1855537v3, whole genome shotgun sequence genome:
- the cacybp gene encoding calcyclin-binding protein: MDLSEQISQLESDLQEINFLLEKSDRKRVQDVLTQEKKKVEREIALKQQQKDQLANKEAGDCVQSSVSKGYTVKISNYGWDQSDKFVKIYITLKGVHKIAAENVQTSFTERSFSVFVKDLDGKNHQMVVKNLLCPIDVQESCQKMKTDMVLVMCKKKTQKKWECLTQVEKLTKEKEKPSHEENADPSDGLMSMLKKIYSEGDDEMKRTINKAWSESQEKKSKGLDMDF, translated from the exons ATGGACCTCAGCGAACAG ATTAGTCAATTAGAGAGTGACCTGCAGGAAATAAATTTTTTGCTGGAGAAATCTGACAGAAAGCGCGTTCAAGACGTTCTGacgcaagaaaagaaaaaggtcgAAAGGGAGATCGCGCTCAAACAGCAGCAGAAGGACCAGCTTGCAAATAAGGAGGCAGGCGATTGTGTGCAGTCGTCTGTTTCCAAGGGTTACACCGTTAAAATAAGCAACTATG GGTGGGACCAGTCAGACAAATTTGTCAAAATCTACATCACCCTGAAAGGAGTCCATAAAATTGCTGCTGAGAATGTGCAGACTAGCTTTacagaaag gtctttttctgtgtttgtgaaggacCTGGATGGAAAGAACCACCAAATGGTTGTAAAGAACCTCCTGTGTCCTATCGATGTCCAGGAGAGCTGTCAAAAG ATGAAGACGGACATGGTCTTGGTTATGTGCAAGAAAAAGACCCAGAAGAAATGGGAGTGCCTGACCCAGGTGGAGAAGCTGACTAAAGAAAAAGA GAAGCCCAGCCACGAGGAGAACGCCGACCCCAGCGACGGGCTGATGAGCATGCTGAAGAAGATCTACAGCGAGGGGGACGACGAAATGAAGCGCACCATCAACAAGGCCTGGAGCGAGTCGCAGGAGAAGAAGTCCAAAGGCCTGGACATGGACTTCTGA
- the LOC135258285 gene encoding protein tweety-like isoform X2: protein MAKPVAVYLGVSLLSMFAVGVDCLYINGDYRWGAVALAKVRVRKSLTQQHMSHFSIGVKGGGGQHRDTGGHVRFSQPGSIKEQRHPQTYSSTSSRWTQLSQGGMVPPRRHPHEYGYGYRPPQRVSSHSQQYSQRRVFQHAHPDPHRHDVMHSVGTAHRITQNANSHQPPHYHTDPSRISTQNLYQHVDPSRVSPQRHQHPINYNTDQSRVFTQNLFQHIDQSRVSPERPHHPHPHHQHPHNHNIDQSRVSPPRPYHHHNIDQSRVSPERPHHHHGHSVDQSVVSFQRPQHHHQRHVVQRRVSHTSQRTSQAGWYPSARFTSQVMDSRRDHYGRSH, encoded by the exons ATGGCAAAGCCTGTTGCAGTGTATTTGGG tgtgtCTTTGCTTTCCATGTTCGCTGTTGGTGTGGATTGCTTGTATATTAATGGAG ACTACCGCTGGGGTGCAGTTGCCCTGGCCAAGGTGCGGGTCCGAAAGTCTCTAACGCAGCAGCACATGAGCCATTTCAGCATTGGCGTAAAAGGAGGTGGAGGCCAACACCGTGACACGGGAGGACATGTGCGGTTCAGTCAGCCTGGCTCCATAAAGGAACAGCGTCACCCCCAGACCTACTCGTCCACTAGCAGTAGATGGACCCAGCTAAGCCAGGGTGGTATGGTGCCCCCCCGTAGGCATCCTCATGAGTATGGCTATGGGTATCGTCCCCCCCAGAGAGTGTCCTCCCACAGCCAGCAGTATTCGCAGCGTAGGGTTTTCCAACACGCACATCCCGACCCTCATAGACACGACGTAATGCACAGCGTGGGCACAGCCCACaggattacccagaatgcaaatTCTCATCAACCACCTCACTATCACACCGACCCGAGTAGGATTTCTACTCAAAACCTCTACCAGCATGTTGACCCGAGTAGGGTTTCCCCTCAAAGACATCAGCACCCCATTAACTATAATACTGACCAGAGTAGG GTTTTTACTCAAAACCTCTTCCAGCACATTGACCAGAGTAGGGTTTCTCCTGAAAGACCccaccatccccacccccatcaccagCATCCCCACAACCACAACATTGACCAGAGTAGGGTTTCTCCTCCAAGGCCCTACCATCACCACAACATTGACCAGAGTAGGGTTTCTCCCGAAAGACCCCACCATCACCATGGCCACAGCGTTGACCAGAGCGTGGTTTCTTTTCAAAGGCCCCAGCACCATCACCAGCGGCACGTTGTCCAGCGACGGGTTTCTCACACCAGCCAGCGGACTTCCCAAGCCGGGTGGTACCCCTCGGCCCGGTTCACCTCTCAGGTGATGGATTCCAGGAGAGACCACTACGGCCGGTCCCACTGA
- the mrps14 gene encoding 28S ribosomal protein S14, mitochondrial isoform X1, with the protein MAASMWNRVVGPGLAVLQSSFWLPSQALRSSSVMVEQVRGYYVDWRMLRDVKRRQMAFEYADERLRINALRKNTVLPKELQEVADKEIAALPRDSCPVRIRNRCVMTSRPRGVKRRWRLSRIVFRHLADHNQMSGIQRAMW; encoded by the exons ATGGCTGCCTCCATGTGGAACAGGGTTGTTGGCCCGGGGTTAGCGGTCCTACAGTCTTCGTTTTGGCTACCGAGTCAG GCTTTAAGGAGCTCCAGCGTTATGGTGGAGCAGGTGCGGGGTTACTATGTCGACTGGAGGATGCTACGGGATGTAAAGAGGAGACAGATGGCCTTTGAGTACGCCGACGAGAGACTACGTATCAACGCACTCAGGAAGAACACTGTCCTTCCGAAAGAGTTACAG GAGGTAGCTGATAAAGAGATTGCAGCACTGCCGCGGGACAGCTGCCCGGTGCGCATACGCAATCGGTGTGTGATGACATCGCGGCCACGGGGCGTTAAGCGTAGGTGGCGCCTCAGTCGCATTGTCTTCCGTCACCTGGCCGACCACAACCAGATGTCCGGGATCCAGCGTGCCATGTGGTGA
- the LOC135258285 gene encoding histidine-rich glycoprotein-like isoform X1: protein MAKPVAVYLGVSLLSMFAVGVDCLYINGDYRWGAVALAKVRVRKSLTQQHMSHFSIGVKGGGGQHRDTGGHVRFSQPGSIKEQRHPQTYSSTSSRWTQLSQGGMVPPRRHPHEYGYGYRPPQRVSSHSQQYSQRRVFQHAHPDPHRHDVMHSVGTAHRITQNANSHQPPHYHTDPSRISTQNLYQHVDPSRVSPQRHQHPINYNTDQSRVSPVRPYYQNSHGHNIDQSKVFTQNLFQHIDQSRVSPERPHHPHPHHQHPHNHNIDQSRVSPPRPYHHHNIDQSRVSPERPHHHHGHSVDQSVVSFQRPQHHHQRHVVQRRVSHTSQRTSQAGWYPSARFTSQVMDSRRDHYGRSH, encoded by the exons ATGGCAAAGCCTGTTGCAGTGTATTTGGG tgtgtCTTTGCTTTCCATGTTCGCTGTTGGTGTGGATTGCTTGTATATTAATGGAG ACTACCGCTGGGGTGCAGTTGCCCTGGCCAAGGTGCGGGTCCGAAAGTCTCTAACGCAGCAGCACATGAGCCATTTCAGCATTGGCGTAAAAGGAGGTGGAGGCCAACACCGTGACACGGGAGGACATGTGCGGTTCAGTCAGCCTGGCTCCATAAAGGAACAGCGTCACCCCCAGACCTACTCGTCCACTAGCAGTAGATGGACCCAGCTAAGCCAGGGTGGTATGGTGCCCCCCCGTAGGCATCCTCATGAGTATGGCTATGGGTATCGTCCCCCCCAGAGAGTGTCCTCCCACAGCCAGCAGTATTCGCAGCGTAGGGTTTTCCAACACGCACATCCCGACCCTCATAGACACGACGTAATGCACAGCGTGGGCACAGCCCACaggattacccagaatgcaaatTCTCATCAACCACCTCACTATCACACCGACCCGAGTAGGATTTCTACTCAAAACCTCTACCAGCATGTTGACCCGAGTAGGGTTTCCCCTCAAAGACATCAGCACCCCATTAACTATAATACTGACCAGAGTAGGGTTTCTCCTGTAAGACCCTACTATCAAAACTCCCATGGCCACAACATTGACCAGAGTAAGGTTTTTACTCAAAACCTCTTCCAGCACATTGACCAGAGTAGGGTTTCTCCTGAAAGACCccaccatccccacccccatcaccagCATCCCCACAACCACAACATTGACCAGAGTAGGGTTTCTCCTCCAAGGCCCTACCATCACCACAACATTGACCAGAGTAGGGTTTCTCCCGAAAGACCCCACCATCACCATGGCCACAGCGTTGACCAGAGCGTGGTTTCTTTTCAAAGGCCCCAGCACCATCACCAGCGGCACGTTGTCCAGCGACGGGTTTCTCACACCAGCCAGCGGACTTCCCAAGCCGGGTGGTACCCCTCGGCCCGGTTCACCTCTCAGGTGATGGATTCCAGGAGAGACCACTACGGCCGGTCCCACTGA
- the mrps14 gene encoding 28S ribosomal protein S14, mitochondrial isoform X2 gives MVEQVRGYYVDWRMLRDVKRRQMAFEYADERLRINALRKNTVLPKELQEVADKEIAALPRDSCPVRIRNRCVMTSRPRGVKRRWRLSRIVFRHLADHNQMSGIQRAMW, from the exons ATGGTGGAGCAGGTGCGGGGTTACTATGTCGACTGGAGGATGCTACGGGATGTAAAGAGGAGACAGATGGCCTTTGAGTACGCCGACGAGAGACTACGTATCAACGCACTCAGGAAGAACACTGTCCTTCCGAAAGAGTTACAG GAGGTAGCTGATAAAGAGATTGCAGCACTGCCGCGGGACAGCTGCCCGGTGCGCATACGCAATCGGTGTGTGATGACATCGCGGCCACGGGGCGTTAAGCGTAGGTGGCGCCTCAGTCGCATTGTCTTCCGTCACCTGGCCGACCACAACCAGATGTCCGGGATCCAGCGTGCCATGTGGTGA
- the LOC135258290 gene encoding dynein light chain Tctex-type 4 isoform X2, which produces MATQQLPLSQEVLAQFDHAQSGEAGALLRRRKGSVSTRRSSQSVDPLHARPLPQLLIRGPEAGAGPPGPSSRRNSVFSVPSSPFPRRESLALGRRLSVAAWAPSRQVSFSGLPLPQPARETCLENTYRTGPDQGCRFDAERVQRVVQDALDGYLGDARYNAATAGPLSQNLSDLVRGKARDVTPQRYKLACLVVLGQSGTQGLHVASRCLWDTESDNSAVAVFRSPSLFAVAVVHGVYCE; this is translated from the coding sequence ATGGCGACGCAGCAGCTGCCCCTCTCCCAGGAGGTCCTGGCCCAGTTCGACCACGCCCAGTCCGGCGAAGCGGGAGCGTTGCTGCGGCGACGGAAGGGGTCCGTCTCCACCCGTCGCAGCTCCCAGTCCGTGGACCCGCTCCACGCCAGGCCCCTCCCGCAACTGCTCATCAGGGGCCCCGAGGCCGGCGCGGGGCCCCCCGGCCCTTCCTCGCGCAGGAACTCCGTCTTCAGCGTTCCCAGCTCCCCGTTCCCCCGCAGGGAGTCCCTCGCCCTGGGCCGGCGGCTCTCGGTCGCCGCCTGGGCCCCCAGCAGGCAGGTCAGCTTTTCGGGCCTGCCCCTCCCGCAGCCCGCGCGCGAGACCTGTCTGGAGAACACCTACCGGACCGGGCCGGACCAAGGCTGCAGGTTCGACGCCGAGCGGGTCCAGCGGGTCGTGCAGGACGCCCTGGACGGCTACCTGGGCGACGCCCGCTACAACGCGGCCACCGCTGGCCCGCTGAGCCAGAACCTCTCCGATCTGGTCCGGGGGAAAGCCAGGGACGTGACCCCCCAGCGCTACAAGCTGGCCTGCCTGGTCGTCCTGGGCCAGTCCGGCACCCAGGGCCTGCACGTGGCTAGCAGGTGCCTGTGGGACACGGAGAGCGACAACAGTGCCGTGGCGGTTTTCCGAAGCCCCTCCCTATTCGCCGTTGCCGTGGTGCACGGAGTGTACTGCGAGTAA
- the LOC135258290 gene encoding dynein light chain Tctex-type 4 isoform X1, translating to MGGRERFAMATQQLPLSQEVLAQFDHAQSGEAGALLRRRKGSVSTRRSSQSVDPLHARPLPQLLIRGPEAGAGPPGPSSRRNSVFSVPSSPFPRRESLALGRRLSVAAWAPSRQVSFSGLPLPQPARETCLENTYRTGPDQGCRFDAERVQRVVQDALDGYLGDARYNAATAGPLSQNLSDLVRGKARDVTPQRYKLACLVVLGQSGTQGLHVASRCLWDTESDNSAVAVFRSPSLFAVAVVHGVYCE from the coding sequence GTGGGCGTGAGCGGTTTGCCATGGCGACGCAGCAGCTGCCCCTCTCCCAGGAGGTCCTGGCCCAGTTCGACCACGCCCAGTCCGGCGAAGCGGGAGCGTTGCTGCGGCGACGGAAGGGGTCCGTCTCCACCCGTCGCAGCTCCCAGTCCGTGGACCCGCTCCACGCCAGGCCCCTCCCGCAACTGCTCATCAGGGGCCCCGAGGCCGGCGCGGGGCCCCCCGGCCCTTCCTCGCGCAGGAACTCCGTCTTCAGCGTTCCCAGCTCCCCGTTCCCCCGCAGGGAGTCCCTCGCCCTGGGCCGGCGGCTCTCGGTCGCCGCCTGGGCCCCCAGCAGGCAGGTCAGCTTTTCGGGCCTGCCCCTCCCGCAGCCCGCGCGCGAGACCTGTCTGGAGAACACCTACCGGACCGGGCCGGACCAAGGCTGCAGGTTCGACGCCGAGCGGGTCCAGCGGGTCGTGCAGGACGCCCTGGACGGCTACCTGGGCGACGCCCGCTACAACGCGGCCACCGCTGGCCCGCTGAGCCAGAACCTCTCCGATCTGGTCCGGGGGAAAGCCAGGGACGTGACCCCCCAGCGCTACAAGCTGGCCTGCCTGGTCGTCCTGGGCCAGTCCGGCACCCAGGGCCTGCACGTGGCTAGCAGGTGCCTGTGGGACACGGAGAGCGACAACAGTGCCGTGGCGGTTTTCCGAAGCCCCTCCCTATTCGCCGTTGCCGTGGTGCACGGAGTGTACTGCGAGTAA
- the plk3 gene encoding serine/threonine-protein kinase PLK3, producing MDSACFSNSQRLSCHIMNPDLFKPSPERVQVAQPVKPNRNKTEQIKPELAQVVADSKTGRCYCKGKLLGKGGFARCYEMTDLANNKMYAVKVIPQSRVSKPHQRDKITNEIELHKTLHHKHVVKFSHHFEDEDNIYIFLELCSRKSLAHIWKARHTLTDPEVRYYLRQIISGLKYLHNKGILHRDLKLGNFFVNENMELKLGDFGLAAKLEPVEQRKKTICGTPNYLAPEVLNRQGHGPESDIWSLGCVMFTLMCGNPPFETLDLKETYKCIKEVRYTLPSTLSPAAQKLISGILQRNPSDRLTLDQILNHEFFTKGFTPDKLPPSSCVMVPELNPPSPAKKFFTKMAKSLFGKKKSKVEKVPCEERDEISKLVTGIVKSSISRQMSYKTVEANEATSPSGQLASTSPPDTQAEEESRKSTSRSFKGTVASSTEACDDGLTPAAVAESAMKVLGGCLSSMPTASRNPPYLSRPKSFVWVTKWVDYSNKYGFGYQLSNQNIGVLFNEGTHLSLSDQRRTVNYYLTNNKHFTFQASAVPEQLRGQMQIVEYMATYMEQNLMEGGDLHSSDQSPSTSPLLLQWVKTDHALLMLFSNGTIQVNFYTDHTKIILCKSSDSSSYLLTYISRERVSYTYNLSVLKEQGCATELRHRLRYVQQLLQHHMGA from the exons ATGGATTCAGCGTGTTTCTCCAACTCGCAACGCCTTTCCTGCCACATCATGAACCCGGATTTATTCAAACCTAGCCCAGAACGGGTACAAGTTGCCCAGCCAGTAAAACCGAACAGGAACAAAACGGAACAAATAAAACCTGAATTGGCTCAGGTGGTGGCTGACTCCAAGACGGGAAGATGTTACTGCAAAGGAAAGCTTTTGGGAAAG gGTGGTTTCGCACGATGCTACGAAATGACAGACCTTGCCAACAACAAAATGTATGCTGTCAAGGTTATTCCACAAAGCCGAGTGTCAAAACCTCACCAGAGGGACAAG ATAACAAATGAGATCGAGCTCCACAAAACACTACATCACAAACATGTGGTGAAATTCTCGCACCATTTTGAGGACGAAGACAACATCTACATCTTCCTGGAGCTATGCAGCAGAAAG TCCCTGGCACACATCTGGAAGGCgcgacacacactcacagaccccGAAGTTCGGTACTATCTCCGGCAGATCATATCGGGCTTGAAGTACCTGCACAACAAAGGCATCCTCCACAGGGACCTCAAACTAG gtaatttttttgtgaatgagaacATGGAGCTGAAACTAGGAGATTTTGGGCTGGCTGCCAAGCTGGAGCCGGTGGAACAGAGAAAAAA GACCATCTGCGGTACTCCAAACTACCTGGCTCCAGAGGTGCTCAACAGACAGGGACACGGGCCTGAGTCGGACATTTGGTCGCTGGGCTGTGTCAT GTTCACACTGATGTGTGGGAACCCACCCTTTGAGACGCTGGACCTGAAGGAGACCTACAAGTGCATCAAGGAGGTGCGATACACCCtgccctccaccctctcccccgcTGCGCAGAAGCTGATCTCTGGTATACTGCAGAGAAACCCCAGCGACCGCCTCACCCTGGACCAGATCCTCAACCACGAGTTCTTCACAAAG GGCTTCACTCCTGACAAACTGCCCCCTAGCAGCTGTGTAATGGTGCCAGAACTCAACCCACCCAGCCCTGCCAAGAAGTTCTTCACCAAGATGGCCAAGAGCCTCTTTGGCAAGAAGAAATCCAAAG TGGAGAAAGTCCCGTGCGAAGAACGAGATGAAATCTCCAAGCTAGTGACTGGCATTGTCAAGAGCTCCATCAGCCGACAGATGAGCTACAAGACTGTGGAGGCCAACGAG GCCACATCTCCCAGCGGTCAACTGGCCAGCACTAGTCCACCGGACACCCAGGCAGAGGAGGAGTCCAGGAAGTCCACGTCGCGCTCTTTCAAAGGCACCGTAGCCAGTAGCACTGAAG CTTGTGACGACGGCCTCACCCCTGCCGCGGTGGCAGAGTCGGCAATGAAGGTTCTTGGCGGCTGCCTGTCCTCCATGCCCACAG CTTCAAGAAACCCACCCTATCTATCAAGGCCGAAATCCTTTGTCTGGGTCACCAAGTGGGTTGACTACTCCAACAAATACGGCTTTGGCTACcagctgtccaatcagaacATCGGCGTGCTGTTCAACGAAGGGACACACCTCAGCCTGAGCGACCAGCGAAG GACCGTCAATTACTACCTGACGAACAACAAGCACTTCACCTTCCAAGCTTCGGCAGTCCCCGAACAGCTGCGCGGTCAGATGCAGATCGTGGAGTACATGGCCACCTACATGGAGCAAAATCTGATGGAg ggTGGAGACCTGCACTCCTCAGACCagtccccctccacctcccctctgCTGCTACAGTGGGTGAAGACTGACCACGCCCTCCTGATGCTCTTCAGCAACGGCACCATACAG GTGAATTTTTACACCGACCACACCAAGATCATTCTGTGCAAGAGCTCCGACTCCTCCTCCTACCTCCTGACCTACATCAGCCGGGAACGCGTCTCGTACACGTACAATCTGAGCGTGCTCAAGGAGCAGGGCTGCGCCACTGAGCTGCGCCACCGCCTGCGCTAcgtccagcagctgctgcagcaccaCATGGGTGCTtaa